CCGGCCAGGTCGCGCAGATACCAGAGCAAGGGCATCTCGGGATCACCCTCGGCGCGATGGGTGTCGCCATTGACGGTGAATGTCGTCATGTCTCCTCCTGTGGCTTGTCCTGCTCGCAGACCGCCTGCATCGGGTCGATGACAGCAGTGCGCGAGGGTGCGCTCGACCGACGCGTCTCCGCGTCATAGGGACAGGGGGTTCGAGCGCATGCCTGCAATGTAGCCGTACATCATCGGGAGAACCAGATCGCCGCACCGACTTGCCCGGGGCCTCGCACGGGACACGGCCTGGCTGAGGCGGGGAAAGGCCGACGTGCAGGCACAAAAAAGCCGGCTCGAAGGCCGGCTTTCAATGTCTGGTGGGCGGTACTGGGATCGAACCAGTGACCCCTGCCGTGTGAAGGCAGTGCTCTACCGCTGAGCTAACCGCCCGATCGGTGCAGATCGGTTTTCGGGAAGGTGAGACACCCCAGGAAGACTGGTGGGCGGTACTGGGATCGAACCAGTGACCCCTGCCGTGTGAAGGCAGTGCTCTACCGCTGAGCTAACCGCCCTTCCGCGAAAGAGGCCGCATTGTAGAAGCGCCGCCCCAACCCGTCAACTTGCCGCTCTGAGCCTTGCGCATGTTCGCGCTCTTCGTCCAGCGCGTCGGTACGCTGTCACCCCCCCAGCCAATCGACGGCGAAGGCCAGCCCGGCGACGGCGGCCGCACCGCTGGCCACGAGCACGGCCGCCGCGGCGATGTCCTTGGCCGCACCGACGACCGGGTGGCGCTCGGGGTGCAGATGGTCGGCCAGCGTCTCGAGCGCGGTATTGAACAACTCCGCCATGAGCACGAAGCCCACCGCGAGGCCCAGCACCGCCCACCAAACCGGCGCCGGACGGGTGATCAGCAACACCGCAAGCACGCCCGCGGCGGCCACAAGGTGGACGCGAAAACTGCGCTCGGTGACGACGGTGTGCCGGAGCCCCTGCAGCGCGAAGCCCAGTCGCCGGACGAAGCCCTCCCCTTTCATCTGCGCTCACCCCTGACCAGTTCGATCACCATCCACCAGCCCAGCGCCCAGGCCGCGCCGGCGGCCCAGCCCGCCAAGACGTCCGTCGGCCAATGAACGCCGAGATAGACGCGGCTCAGCCCGACGAGGACCGAGAGCAGCACTGCGACCGCCATGATGTAGAGCTTCTGGTGTCGTGCGCCGACCAGACGCGCCAGCAAGGTGCCGAGGGTCAGATAGACGATGGCGGACAACAT
This genomic window from Thauera humireducens contains:
- a CDS encoding diacylglycerol kinase, which encodes MKGEGFVRRLGFALQGLRHTVVTERSFRVHLVAAAGVLAVLLITRPAPVWWAVLGLAVGFVLMAELFNTALETLADHLHPERHPVVGAAKDIAAAAVLVASGAAAVAGLAFAVDWLGG